From Pseudochaenichthys georgianus unplaced genomic scaffold, fPseGeo1.2 scaffold_853_arrow_ctg1, whole genome shotgun sequence, the proteins below share one genomic window:
- the pltp gene encoding phospholipid transfer protein: NPGLADAPLSLQIAVNSPPKTTIKTTGATVVMTAIVKVMLLPPGQAPFQLSSMTMETKFNAKVSIRGKRLAIHADLRRFKIFSNLSALESLALIPLQAPLKAILQMSVVPLINNWTKKGVRIPLADGMDFVEEVVEYHNGFIVIGANLQFTKGLREIMEGSEQEQTHTV; this comes from the exons AACCCGGGTCTGGCGGATGCTCCGCTCTCTCTGCAGATCGCCGTAAACTCGCCCCCAAAAACTACCATCAAAACGACCGGGGCAACGGTTGTCATGACAGCCATCGTCAAGGTCATGTTGCTTCCTCCAGGACAGGCTCCATTCCAGTTGAGCAGCATGACCATG GAAACAAAGTTCAACGCTAAAGTTTCTATCAGGGGGAAACGTCTGGCTATTCACGCCGACCTGCGCAG GTTTAAAATCTTCTCCAATCTATCAGCTCTGGAATCTCTGGCA ttgATTCCTCTGCAGGCTCCTCTCAAGGCGATTCTGCAGATGTCTGTGGTTCCTTTAATCAACA actggACAAAGAAAGGAGTTCGGATCCCTCTCGCTGATGGGATGGATTTCGTTGAGGAAGTCGTTGAATATCACAAC ggcTTCATCGTGATCGGAGCCAACCTTCAATTCACCAAAGGCCTGAGGGAGATTATGGAGGGCAGCGAGCAGGAGCAGACACACACCGTGTAA